The nucleotide sequence CCTCGAAAACAGAAACGTATAGACTTTCTTTATCGATATTGAACTTCTGGGTTAATAATTCCCAGGACCAATTAATGGCCTCTTCTTTAAAATAGTCTCCAAAACTCCAGTTCCCTAGCATTTCGAACATGGTGTGATGATAAGTATCGTGACCTACTTCTTCCAAATCATTATGCTTACCGCTAACACGAAGACATTTTTGTGAATCGGTTACCCGAGTATTTTTTGGTACCGAATTCCCAAGAAAAAATTCTTTAAACTGAACCATCCCGGCGTTGGTAAACATCAGGCTTGGATCATTCTTAAGCACCATTGGTGCTGAAGGGACAATGCTATGCGATTTTGCTTTAAAAAATTCTAAAAAGCTTTTGCGAATTTCCTGAGATTTCATGTACTGTAATTTCTTCTAAAAATTATTAAATTATGCAGGCTATAAAACAATTGCTATCTTTGTTCGTTACCGTATAAACTTGCACGCTTTTTGTGCATACAACGGCAACAAAAATACTATAAATTTACCTCATGTCGAAGGTTAAATATTATTACGATAGCGATACTCTTTCCTACCAAAAAATCGAACGAAAAAAAGGTCGTCGATTTGGGATTGTTTTGCTTAGCATCTTCGGAAGTTTTCTTGCCGGTTTTCTTCTATTATTAGTCTACCTGAATATTCCGCAGATCGAAACGCCCAAAGAAAAGGCACTTAAGCGAGAACTGCAAAATATGCAGTTGCAATATGGCTTGCTGAATAAAAAAATGGATCAAATCCAAAACGTGCTTGGCAATATTGAAGATCGTGACAACAACATTTACCGTTTATATTTTGAAGCAAATCCTATCCCTGAAGAAACACGTAAAGCCGGTTTTGGAGGGATTAATCGATATAAAGATCTAGAAGGTTTCGACAACTCGAAGCTAATTTTGGAAACCACAAAAAGAATGGATGTGCTTACCAAACAACTGGTAGTACAATCTAAATCTTTAGATGAAATTGCTGATTTAGCAAAAGAAAAAGAAGATCTACTAGCAGCAATTCCCGCCATCCAACCTGTAAAAAATGAAAATCTAACCAGAATCGCATCAGGTTATGGTTGGAGAACCGACCCTTTTACCAAGGTGAGAAAATTTCATTATGGGATGGATTTTACTTCGCCAAGAGGAACACCGGTTTATGCTACAGGTGACGGCCGTGTAACAAGGGCCGATAATCATAGCACAGGTTACGGAAACCATATAAGAATCGATCATGGCTATGGCTATACCAGCCTTTACGCCCACTTATACAAATACAATATAAGAAGAGGGCAAAAGGTGAAGCGTGGTGATGTCATAGGATTTGTGGGAAGCACGGGTAGATCTGAAGCGCCACATTTACATTATGAAGTTTACAAAGATGATGAGCATATAAATCCTATCAATTTTTACTACGGAAATCTATCTCCTGAAGAATTTGACGAAGTACTTAGAAAATCACAACAGGAAAACCAATCTCTGGATTAATGCAAGTTGACCTACCTGAAAAAAGATATTATAGCATTGGCGAAGTAGCCACGGCTTTTAAAGTAAATACTTCCCTAATACGATTTTGGGAAAAGGAGTTTGATGTTATTCAGCCGAAGAAAAATGCGAAAGGAAATCGCAAATTTACCCCAGAAGACATTAAGAACCTGGAACTTATATATCATCTTGTAAAAGAACGCGGTTTTACGCTTGAAGGAGCCAAAACTCATCTTAAAGAAGAAAAGCAAAAAACACTGAGCAATTTTGATATTGTTCGTAAATTAGAAAAAATTAAATCAAGCCTAATCAATATTAAAAATCAATTATAGAAAATGAAAAAATGGTTAATCCCCGTAATAGTCCTAGTTGTTCTTGGAATAATAGTTTATAGTATGACTGCCGGAGTAAACAACACGGGAGTAGAACTTGAAGAAAACGCAAAAGAAGCATGGTCTAACGTAGAAAGTTCGTATCAGCGAAGAAGCGACCTTATTGGAAATCTGGTTAAAACTGTACAAGGTGCTGCCGATTTTGAAAGAGGAACTTTAACGGATGTGATAGAAGCTCGTGCAAAAGCAACTTCTGTAAACGTGGACGCTTCAAATTTAAGCGCCTCTCAAATTCAGCAATTTCAACAAGCACAAACTGGTTTATCTTCTGCATTATCCAAATTATTAGTAAGTGTAGAGCGATATCCGGATATTAAAGCAAATCAAAACTTTCTGCAATTACAAGCACAAATTGAAGGTACAGAGAATCGTATCAATGTAGCGCGTGACCGCTACAATGCTGCGGTAACCGACTTTAATACCTTCATTAGAAAATTCCCGAATAATATATTTGCGGGAATGTTTGGCTTTGAGCGTATGGAGCGCTACCAGGCCGATGCTGGTGCTGAAAATGCTCCGGAAGTAGATTTCGACTTTAAGTAAACCTTTAAAATATAAACTATGAGCCGCAAAGAATTTTCACTAAAGACCGAAGATGAAAATGAGATCGTAGAGGCGATTAGAATTGCCGAAAAAAGCACTTCTGGTGAAATTCGGGTTCATCTTGAAAAATCTTCTGGCGCACAGGATATTTTTGAACGTGCGATGGATGTTTTCCACAAATTAAAGATGGACAATACTAAGGAAGAAAATGGTGTGCTAATCTACGTTGCTGTAGAGGATCGTAATTTTGTGATCTACGGAGACAAAGGGATTAACGATAAAGTAGAAGATGATTTTTGGGAAAGCACAAAAGATGTAATCCTGGAACACTTCAAAAAAGGAAACTTTAAACAAGGTCTTGTTGACGGCATATTAAAAGCCGGTGAACAATTGAAAAGACATTTTCCATGGCAGGAAGATGACGAAAATGAACTTTCAGATCAAATTTCAAGAGGATAAATGTTACAACTCAATAAAAAGATTGGCCTATTAAGCCTGTTATTGTTACTTATTAGTTTTGTTGGATTCGCACAGCGTGATATACCACCAAAACCAAGTAAACAAACAGCAGTTTACGACGAAGCTGATCTTTTAAATACTTCGGAAGAACAACGTCTTACCCAAAAGCTTATTAATTATGCCGATACAACTTCGACGCAGATTGTAGTTGCAACCATTGCTTCTCTTCAGGGAGAATACGCAGGAACCTATGCAACACACTGGGCTGAAGAATGGGGAATCGGAATGGATGGTAAAGACAACGGACTTCTTATTCTTGTTGCTGAAAAAGAAAGAAAGATTCAGATACAAACAGGTTACGGTTTAGAACCTTACATGACCGATGCTTATACTTATCAAATAATCAACAATATCATTTTGCCAGAATTTAAGCGAGATGATTATTATACAGGTTTAGATAAAGGTACATCTGCTGTCTTTGAAGTTTTATCTGGTACGTTTAAAGGTACTCCACAAAAAAGAGGATCTTCTGGAAATTCGGCAAAACCAATCGCTTTATTTATAATAGTATTTATAGTTATTATTATTTCCCTTATCGGTAAAAATCGAGGCGGTGGTAAAGGCGGTGGTCGTCGTGGACGTAGCACGCTTATGGACGCCATTATCTTAAGTTCACTTGGTCGCGGTAGTTTTGGCGGCGGAGGATTCGGCGGTGGCTCTGGAGGTGGTTTCGGAGGCGGCGGCGGATTTGGCGGAGGCTTCGGAGGCGGAGGCTTTGGCGGAGGTGGCGCTGGCGGAAGCTGGTAAAATCTGAATAAACGAATAAAATTACTAGTAGAAATTATATAAAAAATGCCCAATCTTAAAACTAAGATTGGGCATTTTTTTGTCAATTATTTAAAGTACTATCTTCGTGGTCGTCGGCCTCCTCTGCCACCTCCATAACCTTCACCTCCAAAATTCTTTAAATTATAGGTAAAACTTAGCATTGCATACTGAGTAAGAACTAAGCTATTAGTATCCTGAATATAATCTTCTCCAATAACTCTACGGGTATTAATTACCTGATCCAATACATCATACACTTTTAGTTTGATGTTTGCTTTCTCATCCCAAAACTGATATCCTAAACTGGTATTCCAAAGTAATGAGGTGTTATCAAATTCAGAAGATACATTCCCGAACTTATTGTAGGAAATATCATTACCAAAAACTACATTTTTGGGCCAGTATGTAGTTACCTCTAATCCTGCACGCTGATTGATAAATTCCTGATCATTCAGATTACTAATACTATAACGCGAATTATTATAATCTATACCAAACTCTGGATTAACCTCAATAACATCCTCTATAGCATAAGTAAACCTTACGGAAGGTCCAATGCCTATATTTTCTGAATTGAACTTTACACCATTAGAAAATCCTACATTTTTATTATAGCTACTATTTAAAGATAATCGATATCTAAACTCGCTATTTTCATTCTTCTTTTGCTTATTATAGAAAATACCTAAGGAAGCAGACATCGCACCGTCCACATTTGTGTAGGTAGTTGTTCTTAAAAGTGTATTAGGATCTGTTATTGTTCTTGCTACAACACTATTTTCAGTAAAATTTAAATTGAAATAACTAAAAATACCACTACGAGTTGAAAAATCGAAATTACGATACCCTCCTCGAATATTGTGAGTATAAGAAGGTCTCAAATCTGGATTACCAGTAACGATATTATTGGGGTTAGTTTGATCAATAACCGGCTGCAATTGTCGCACTGAAGGCACATTAGCATCTGTAGAATAATCTATCGATAAACTTTTTGATCGTTCAACCTCATACCGAATCCTTGCTCGCATATAAAGATTATTGTAGGTATTATCGAATGAAATATCAGATAGATAATTATTATTCTCTAAAGTGGTATTTAAAAGACCAAAATTAGTATCTATTCTCCAAACATCTCCTTCATAGTTGATTCCGGCATTTGGGATATGCTGTCTACTTTTCACTTCAAAGTTACTGCTTAAGCCTTCATTTAAAACACTATAGTCGCCATTTTGATCAGCTTCAAACACATAGCGCTCGTTCGTGTTATTGTTTGAAGAAAAATCATATGATAAATCCAAGAAGAGATCGTCAGCCAGTACACTCCGTTGGGAAACACTAAAAGAATAATTTTCGGTGTTTCCATCTTCGTCTATATATTGATCCTGTATTTCTGTATCATTACCATTATCATCATACACTACTCTTTCAGAATAAAAATAATTGTCATTTTCCTGAACGTCATATGTGTTTCTAAATTCCAATTGTAGAAAAGCACCACGATTACCAAAACGTTTTATGAAATCGATATTATTACTGAAGCTAGTACTGTAGATATCTTCAGACTCGGTAGTACTTGTTGTATTTGCTAATTTCCGATCTTCATTTAAACTCTCAGAAGAAGATCCCCTTTCAGAGTTTCCAACATTTGCAGTAAATCGTGGAGAAACTGAAAGTTTTGTAAGAGTATCAAATTCGATTTCGAATCTAGCATTAGCTCTATGGCTATCATTCTTTAAATCACTATAATTTGAAGAGTTCGTAAAGAATCGTTGATCGGGTAAAATATTTTCTCTTTGTATTGTGGTTTCCTGCCTTGTATCGTTTCTTCCGAAGAAATAATCACCATTAAGCTCGTATTTATCGCTCCACTCATTAGTATAATTTAGCCCCGCATTTTCTGCTTTGGTGATGCCGCCACCACCTCCAAAAACTGAACGTGCATTGCCTCCCCCCATCATTCCGTAGACTTCATCAAAACTAAAACCTGAACTATTAATATTATTAGAACTAGCCAGAATACTTAAACGCATATCGTCTTTAAAAATATTTCCAATTGCGCTAAGCTCATAACGATCATCGGTACCACCACCGGCAGTAGCTCTCGCAAAATAGCCTTTATTCTTATCTTCTTTTATAGTAATATTTATGGTCTTATTATCTGGATCTCCTGCTTTACCGGTAAATTCTTCAGACTTAGTTTTTTCGTTTGAAACCTGAATTTTTTCTATAATCTCTTTGGGAAGATTTTTAGTCGCAATAAGCGGATCGTCGCCAAAAAACTCTTTACCGTTTACTTTAATACTGGAAACTGGTTTTCCGTTTACAGTTATTGCGCCATCAGAATCTACTTCTACGCCAGGTAATTTCTCTAGTAATTCTTCGAGGTTTGCATTTTGCCGAGTTTTAAAACTATCGGCATTAAACTCTAGAGTATCTTTTTTTAATGTTAGCGGAGGTCTTGAAGCTACCACGGTTACCTCTCCTAATTGATTATCCTCAAGTTCCATCTTCAAATCGCCTAGGTTTTGAGTTTCCTCCTTAATCTCGACTAGCTTCTTGAATGATTTATACCCAGCAAAGGATATCAAAAGATTTAAATTCTTTTCTTTAGACGAGCCAGCGAGAGTAAATTCACCAGAACTTTCAGATATTGTATACGTCACTAAAGTACTATCTGAGACTTTTTCTACGTACACCGTCGCAGATGGAAGCGGATTGCCATCGGGATCCAAGACCTTCCCAGACAATTCAAATTTTTGTGAGAAGCCTATCGCGCTGATAAAAATAAACGCGATTACAAAATAAAATTTCATTGATTGATGTTTAAAATTTTCGGTTTAGGTTATAAACGTGGTGGTTATATCTAGTTAGACTCCGCTAAAACGAAAACGTTTAATAAAACATCATAAATTTTCTAAAAAAACATAAAAAAAGGATTCAAAAACCCTAAAATGGCTTAAGAATCCTTTATTAAACTATTGAAAAAATTTTATTTCTTTCTGAAATATACTGTAATTGGAACTCCTTTAAAATCAAATTCCTCACGTAATTTATTCTCTATAAACCTTTTATAAGGATCTCTCACATACTGAGGAAGATTACAGAAAAATGCAAATTGCGGTTGCGGAGTTGGCAACTGGGTACAGAATTTAATTTTCACATACTTTCCTTTATAAGCCGGTGGCGGATTATTTTCCATTATTGGGAGCATGACATCGTTAAGAAGCTTAGTTTTTATCTTCTTACTTCTATCCTCAAATACTTTTACGGCAGTTTCTATCGCTTTGAAAATACGCTGCTTATTCAACACAGACATAAAAATAATTGGCACATCTGTAAACGGTTCAATTTCCCTGCGAATTTCCTGCTCTAAAGTTTTCATGGTATTGGTTTCTTTTTCAACCAAATCCCATTTATTTACAAGTATAACTATCCCTTTACGGTTGCGTTGCGCAAGCCAGAATATATTTTGTACCTGGCCGTCAAATCCACGGGTGGCATCTAAGACGAGTAAACAAACATCGGCATTCTCTATTGCTCTTACCGATCGCATAACCGAGTAAAACTCCAGATCTTCTTTAACTTTTGATTTTCTACGGATCCCAGCCGTATCTACCAAATTAAATTCA is from Zunongwangia endophytica and encodes:
- a CDS encoding MerR family transcriptional regulator — its product is MQVDLPEKRYYSIGEVATAFKVNTSLIRFWEKEFDVIQPKKNAKGNRKFTPEDIKNLELIYHLVKERGFTLEGAKTHLKEEKQKTLSNFDIVRKLEKIKSSLINIKNQL
- a CDS encoding TPM domain-containing protein produces the protein MLQLNKKIGLLSLLLLLISFVGFAQRDIPPKPSKQTAVYDEADLLNTSEEQRLTQKLINYADTTSTQIVVATIASLQGEYAGTYATHWAEEWGIGMDGKDNGLLILVAEKERKIQIQTGYGLEPYMTDAYTYQIINNIILPEFKRDDYYTGLDKGTSAVFEVLSGTFKGTPQKRGSSGNSAKPIALFIIVFIVIIISLIGKNRGGGKGGGRRGRSTLMDAIILSSLGRGSFGGGGFGGGSGGGFGGGGGFGGGFGGGGFGGGGAGGSW
- a CDS encoding LemA family protein, coding for MKKWLIPVIVLVVLGIIVYSMTAGVNNTGVELEENAKEAWSNVESSYQRRSDLIGNLVKTVQGAADFERGTLTDVIEARAKATSVNVDASNLSASQIQQFQQAQTGLSSALSKLLVSVERYPDIKANQNFLQLQAQIEGTENRINVARDRYNAAVTDFNTFIRKFPNNIFAGMFGFERMERYQADAGAENAPEVDFDFK
- a CDS encoding outer membrane beta-barrel protein, which gives rise to MKFYFVIAFIFISAIGFSQKFELSGKVLDPDGNPLPSATVYVEKVSDSTLVTYTISESSGEFTLAGSSKEKNLNLLISFAGYKSFKKLVEIKEETQNLGDLKMELEDNQLGEVTVVASRPPLTLKKDTLEFNADSFKTRQNANLEELLEKLPGVEVDSDGAITVNGKPVSSIKVNGKEFFGDDPLIATKNLPKEIIEKIQVSNEKTKSEEFTGKAGDPDNKTINITIKEDKNKGYFARATAGGGTDDRYELSAIGNIFKDDMRLSILASSNNINSSGFSFDEVYGMMGGGNARSVFGGGGGITKAENAGLNYTNEWSDKYELNGDYFFGRNDTRQETTIQRENILPDQRFFTNSSNYSDLKNDSHRANARFEIEFDTLTKLSVSPRFTANVGNSERGSSSESLNEDRKLANTTSTTESEDIYSTSFSNNIDFIKRFGNRGAFLQLEFRNTYDVQENDNYFYSERVVYDDNGNDTEIQDQYIDEDGNTENYSFSVSQRSVLADDLFLDLSYDFSSNNNTNERYVFEADQNGDYSVLNEGLSSNFEVKSRQHIPNAGINYEGDVWRIDTNFGLLNTTLENNNYLSDISFDNTYNNLYMRARIRYEVERSKSLSIDYSTDANVPSVRQLQPVIDQTNPNNIVTGNPDLRPSYTHNIRGGYRNFDFSTRSGIFSYFNLNFTENSVVARTITDPNTLLRTTTYTNVDGAMSASLGIFYNKQKKNENSEFRYRLSLNSSYNKNVGFSNGVKFNSENIGIGPSVRFTYAIEDVIEVNPEFGIDYNNSRYSISNLNDQEFINQRAGLEVTTYWPKNVVFGNDISYNKFGNVSSEFDNTSLLWNTSLGYQFWDEKANIKLKVYDVLDQVINTRRVIGEDYIQDTNSLVLTQYAMLSFTYNLKNFGGEGYGGGRGGRRPRR
- a CDS encoding TPM domain-containing protein encodes the protein MSRKEFSLKTEDENEIVEAIRIAEKSTSGEIRVHLEKSSGAQDIFERAMDVFHKLKMDNTKEENGVLIYVAVEDRNFVIYGDKGINDKVEDDFWESTKDVILEHFKKGNFKQGLVDGILKAGEQLKRHFPWQEDDENELSDQISRG
- a CDS encoding M23 family metallopeptidase, which gives rise to MSKVKYYYDSDTLSYQKIERKKGRRFGIVLLSIFGSFLAGFLLLLVYLNIPQIETPKEKALKRELQNMQLQYGLLNKKMDQIQNVLGNIEDRDNNIYRLYFEANPIPEETRKAGFGGINRYKDLEGFDNSKLILETTKRMDVLTKQLVVQSKSLDEIADLAKEKEDLLAAIPAIQPVKNENLTRIASGYGWRTDPFTKVRKFHYGMDFTSPRGTPVYATGDGRVTRADNHSTGYGNHIRIDHGYGYTSLYAHLYKYNIRRGQKVKRGDVIGFVGSTGRSEAPHLHYEVYKDDEHINPINFYYGNLSPEEFDEVLRKSQQENQSLD